One stretch of Fictibacillus sp. b24 DNA includes these proteins:
- a CDS encoding DUF3679 domain-containing protein, with the protein MAKFMLKCFGLVIILLFGVLFGIQKAHFEMDELKTPSLKSIKSLSSTSQNQSKTTEAETVTSHDIKTKQETLNKIDSFNVFSALGQNLTSWISSAFSVMISVFGIIIQEMLAVFSP; encoded by the coding sequence ATGGCAAAATTTATGTTAAAGTGTTTCGGACTGGTAATTATACTTTTATTTGGGGTCTTATTTGGTATTCAAAAAGCGCATTTTGAAATGGATGAATTAAAGACGCCATCTCTAAAGAGTATTAAATCTTTATCATCAACATCACAAAATCAATCTAAAACAACAGAAGCTGAGACCGTAACGAGTCATGATATTAAAACAAAACAAGAAACGTTAAATAAAATTGATTCTTTTAATGTGTTTTCTGCACTGGGTCAAAATCTTACATCATGGATTTCTTCAGCTTTTAGTGTCATGATCTCTGTTTTCGGTATCATCATACAGGAGATGTTAGCAGTCTTTTCGCCATAA
- a CDS encoding YqzM family protein translates to MNHFEKDVQSKRNDLIDSGMGFVVSFGFFTVIFAIGVILKAIA, encoded by the coding sequence ATGAACCATTTTGAGAAAGATGTACAGAGCAAGCGTAACGACCTTATAGATTCCGGCATGGGCTTTGTCGTATCATTTGGATTCTTCACAGTTATTTTCGCCATCGGAGTCATTCTAAAAGCAATTGCATAA
- the rpsT gene encoding 30S ribosomal protein S20, with the protein MANIKSAIKRVKTNEKRRAHNASLKSGMRTAIKNFEVLAASNNAEGAQAAFVTASKKIDKAANKGLIHKNAASRQKSRLAKALNGVNA; encoded by the coding sequence TTGGCTAATATTAAATCAGCGATTAAACGTGTAAAAACGAACGAAAAGCGTCGTGCTCACAACGCTTCACTTAAGTCTGGCATGCGTACTGCTATCAAAAACTTTGAAGTGCTAGCAGCTTCAAACAATGCAGAAGGTGCTCAAGCAGCTTTTGTTACTGCTTCTAAGAAGATTGACAAAGCAGCAAACAAAGGACTTATCCACAAAAATGCAGCTTCTCGCCAAAAGTCTCGTCTTGCTAAGGCTTTAAACGGTGTTAACGCATAA
- a CDS encoding DNA internalization-related competence protein ComEC/Rec2: MNPRYAVLSALVALCGIWLSKYQTVTGIAGTAFLVIVIVIQIKRKSLLILCFLPLFFIYSQYDLKHSKSKIPHDQMIFTGQISTIPKIDGKMLRFYYETNNETIVVQHKMKSSIEKVQLSNLEINMTCMLKGNLKEPEQKSHFYGMNYPEYLKNKDIYWILETRDFNLDYCQMKNKLDFQDKIKLLRSRAIQQIESQFSKNTAGLMNALLFGYRDGIESGTLQAYQRLGLTHLLAVSGFNVGIVSFILYFFFVRVGIVKEFAYLIIIFFLPVYIVLTGGESSILRAGLMGIIVMLVMMFRKKVSPATLLSGVCIGMLVYHPSYSFELGFQLSFLMTFVLITSISLFQGRSYISLLIMTSFMCSLFSFPIILYHFYEFSIWSIPFNMIYIPFVSLVLFPISFVALVLAFSVPGVISHVSFFIEFVFEFSVTLLTYAQSLKGSIVLGRPATWLFVFYFISIFYFFYKWEVNKRFQLQLAIPFLLIILIHTFIPYFNSKATVTFLNVGQGDSILIELPYRKAVYLIDTGGTISFDKEDWEKREEEYDVTKEVVLPFLKAKGIREIDGMIISHGDMDHAGGATFLLENFKVNTVYLPVNQSDNELEETIQIAAQAKDIELIRLSKGMQWGTDQTFFYVLHPGSSPYSSNNGSIVLWVNLFNQRFLFTGDLEKEGEAEIMYNFNDLHADVLKIGHHGSATSSTDDFLKKLSPQYAIISAGKNNIYGHPAHEVVERLKHERIEIYRTDQHGDISFEVGKESLEIRTSQ; encoded by the coding sequence ATGAATCCTCGATACGCCGTCTTAAGTGCACTTGTTGCGCTATGTGGAATTTGGCTTTCGAAATATCAAACGGTAACCGGAATTGCAGGTACTGCTTTTCTGGTTATCGTAATAGTTATTCAGATTAAAAGAAAATCCCTTCTTATCCTCTGTTTCCTCCCACTCTTTTTTATTTATTCTCAATATGATTTGAAGCACAGCAAATCTAAAATACCTCATGATCAAATGATATTTACTGGTCAAATCAGCACCATCCCCAAAATTGACGGAAAGATGCTCCGTTTTTATTATGAAACAAACAACGAAACTATAGTTGTTCAACACAAAATGAAATCTTCAATTGAAAAAGTACAACTGAGCAATCTAGAAATTAATATGACATGCATGCTAAAAGGAAACCTGAAAGAACCTGAACAAAAAAGTCATTTTTACGGAATGAATTATCCCGAGTACTTAAAAAATAAGGATATTTATTGGATCCTTGAGACTAGGGATTTTAATCTTGATTATTGTCAGATGAAGAATAAGCTAGATTTTCAAGATAAGATAAAATTATTGAGAAGCAGGGCGATTCAACAAATCGAAAGTCAATTTTCAAAAAACACGGCCGGTCTAATGAATGCACTTCTTTTTGGCTATAGGGATGGCATAGAATCAGGAACTCTTCAAGCCTATCAGAGGCTGGGCTTGACACATCTTTTAGCTGTATCAGGATTTAATGTTGGTATCGTTTCATTTATTTTATATTTCTTCTTTGTACGAGTGGGTATTGTGAAAGAATTCGCCTACTTAATCATCATTTTTTTCTTGCCGGTTTACATTGTATTAACCGGAGGAGAGAGTTCTATCCTTCGAGCTGGTTTGATGGGGATAATTGTGATGCTGGTCATGATGTTCAGAAAAAAGGTTAGCCCAGCGACTCTTCTGTCAGGTGTTTGCATAGGAATGCTGGTATATCATCCCTCTTATAGCTTTGAACTAGGGTTTCAGCTTTCCTTTTTAATGACCTTCGTCTTAATTACCTCAATCTCATTATTCCAAGGCAGATCCTACATCAGTTTGCTGATCATGACATCTTTTATGTGTTCTTTATTTTCTTTTCCTATCATTCTCTATCATTTTTACGAGTTTTCAATATGGTCTATACCTTTTAACATGATCTACATACCATTTGTATCTTTAGTGCTGTTCCCTATTTCTTTTGTTGCGCTTGTTCTTGCTTTTAGTGTACCTGGGGTAATTTCACACGTTTCATTTTTCATTGAATTTGTCTTCGAATTTTCAGTAACCCTCCTTACTTATGCTCAATCATTAAAAGGAAGTATCGTTCTTGGTCGTCCAGCTACGTGGTTATTTGTATTTTATTTTATATCTATATTTTATTTTTTTTATAAATGGGAGGTAAATAAGCGATTTCAATTACAATTAGCCATACCCTTTTTGCTTATAATTTTGATACACACCTTTATCCCTTATTTCAATTCAAAGGCGACTGTAACCTTTTTAAACGTTGGTCAAGGAGACAGTATTTTAATAGAATTACCTTATAGAAAAGCTGTCTATTTAATTGATACAGGCGGAACAATTTCTTTTGATAAAGAGGACTGGGAAAAACGAGAAGAAGAGTATGATGTTACGAAAGAAGTTGTACTTCCTTTCTTAAAAGCTAAGGGAATAAGGGAAATAGACGGGATGATCATTAGCCATGGAGATATGGATCATGCTGGCGGGGCAACATTTTTACTAGAAAATTTCAAAGTTAACACTGTTTATTTGCCGGTTAATCAAAGTGATAATGAGCTAGAAGAAACGATTCAGATAGCTGCTCAAGCGAAAGATATCGAACTAATCAGGTTAAGTAAAGGTATGCAATGGGGAACCGATCAGACTTTCTTTTACGTATTGCATCCGGGTTCCAGTCCTTACTCCTCTAACAACGGCTCTATTGTTTTATGGGTTAATCTTTTTAATCAGCGTTTCCTTTTTACAGGTGATCTTGAAAAAGAAGGAGAAGCTGAAATCATGTACAATTTTAATGATCTGCATGCAGACGTTCTCAAAATCGGCCACCATGGAAGTGCGACTTCGTCTACTGATGACTTTCTAAAAAAACTATCACCGCAATATGCGATTATCTCGGCGGGGAAAAATAATATCTATGGCCATCCTGCTCATGAGGTTGTAGAACGGTTGAAACACGAAAGAATCGAGATCTACCGAACGGACCAACATGGTGATATATCATTTGAAGTAGGAAAAGAGAGTTTGGAAATAAGAACATCACAATAA
- the holA gene encoding DNA polymerase III subunit delta gives MLTVESLKKRIKNKEMSPIYLIWGTELYLAEDAIQTITSLLSPDEKDFNLSVHNLDEISVQEVIEDAETMPFLGDRRVVVMKNAAFLTAAKEKTKIEHDYKVFEHYIQNPADYTILIIAVPYEKLDERKKIVKQLKTQAEVIQVSQLSNDTAEKWLQKETVNLGVSIDGEAIQLLLSRLGTHMAVLAKEMEKMALFVGENGVITKETVDSLVARTLEDDVFGLVDHVVHKKTEQALRSFYDLMKQNQEPIQIHALITRQFRMINGVKELQKKGYGEKQIASSLKLHPYAVKLASKHANRFHEEFLRNCLNEFAETDYKLKTGQMDKTLLLEMEIVKLSQGS, from the coding sequence GTGCTAACAGTTGAATCATTAAAAAAGAGAATTAAAAATAAAGAGATGTCTCCGATCTATCTCATTTGGGGAACAGAGCTTTATTTAGCAGAAGATGCTATCCAAACCATAACAAGCCTCTTGTCTCCTGACGAGAAGGACTTTAACTTGAGCGTACATAACCTGGATGAGATCTCCGTTCAGGAAGTGATTGAAGATGCAGAGACGATGCCTTTTTTAGGAGACCGTCGAGTTGTAGTCATGAAAAATGCTGCATTTTTAACTGCTGCCAAAGAAAAGACAAAAATAGAACACGACTATAAAGTATTTGAACATTACATACAAAACCCTGCTGATTATACAATTTTAATTATTGCAGTACCCTATGAAAAGCTGGATGAACGCAAAAAGATCGTCAAACAGCTAAAAACACAAGCAGAAGTCATTCAAGTTTCCCAGCTTAGCAATGATACTGCAGAAAAATGGCTACAAAAAGAGACGGTGAATTTAGGGGTTTCAATCGATGGTGAAGCCATTCAGCTTCTTCTTTCAAGACTGGGTACACATATGGCAGTATTGGCAAAAGAGATGGAGAAAATGGCTCTCTTTGTAGGTGAGAATGGGGTTATTACAAAGGAAACAGTGGATTCATTAGTTGCTAGAACACTTGAAGATGATGTGTTTGGGCTTGTGGATCACGTTGTTCATAAAAAGACAGAACAAGCGCTAAGAAGTTTTTATGATCTTATGAAACAGAATCAGGAGCCCATACAGATTCACGCATTAATTACGAGGCAATTTCGAATGATTAACGGAGTAAAAGAGCTGCAAAAGAAAGGATATGGCGAGAAACAGATTGCTTCTTCCCTAAAATTGCATCCTTACGCAGTAAAGTTGGCTTCAAAGCATGCTAATCGATTTCATGAAGAATTTCTAAGGAACTGTCTGAATGAATTTGCGGAAACGGATTATAAATTAAAAACAGGTCAGATGGATAAGACGCTTTTACTGGAAATGGAGATTGTAAAACTTTCACAAGGTTCATAA
- the lepA gene encoding translation elongation factor 4 codes for MNREEKLKRQAKIRNFSIIAHIDHGKSTLADRILEETSALTQREMKEQLLDSMDLERERGITIKLNAVQLQYKAKDGEIYTFHLIDTPGHVDFTYEVSRSLAACEGALLIVDAAQGIEAQTLANVYLALENDLEILPVINKIDLPSAEPERVRQEIEDVIGLDASEAVLASAKAGIGIQDILEQIVAKVPAPPGDPEGPLKALIFDSLYDPYRGVVTYIRVAEGTVKVGDKIRMMATGKEFEVLELGVFTPKAVQKDFLTVGDVGFLTASIKNVGDTQVGDTITSAVKGASEPLPGYRKMNPMVYCGLYPVDTAKYNDLREALERLVLNDSALQYEPETSQALGFGFRCGFLGLLHMEIIQERIEREFNIDLIATAPSVIYNVTMTDGEKIIVDNPANMPEAQKISVVEEPYVKASIMTPNDYVGTIMEICQKKRGIFMTMDYLENNRVNVLYEIPLSEIVYDFFDQLKSSTKGYASLDYELIGYKPSKLVKMEILLNNEKIDALSVIVHKDFAYERGKVVVEKLKELIPRQQFEVPIQAAIGQKIVARSNIKALRKNVLAKCYGGDISRKRKLLDKQKEGKKRMKTIGRVDVPQEAFMAVLRMDDTNNNK; via the coding sequence ATGAATAGAGAAGAAAAATTAAAAAGACAAGCTAAGATACGAAACTTTTCCATCATTGCTCATATTGACCATGGGAAATCTACATTAGCTGACAGAATTTTGGAAGAAACAAGTGCTCTAACACAGCGTGAGATGAAAGAACAGTTGTTAGACTCAATGGATCTAGAACGTGAACGTGGAATTACGATTAAATTAAATGCCGTTCAGCTTCAATATAAAGCAAAAGATGGTGAGATTTATACGTTCCACTTGATTGATACCCCGGGACACGTAGACTTTACATACGAGGTTTCTAGAAGCTTAGCAGCTTGTGAGGGAGCTTTGCTTATTGTAGATGCCGCTCAGGGTATTGAAGCGCAAACGTTAGCAAACGTATACTTGGCTCTTGAGAATGATCTTGAGATCTTGCCAGTTATCAACAAGATCGATCTTCCGAGTGCTGAGCCAGAAAGAGTACGCCAAGAGATTGAAGATGTTATCGGACTGGATGCTTCAGAAGCAGTACTTGCTTCAGCGAAAGCAGGTATTGGTATTCAAGATATTCTAGAACAGATTGTAGCAAAAGTACCAGCTCCTCCAGGTGATCCTGAGGGACCTCTTAAAGCGCTTATCTTTGACTCCCTTTATGATCCATATAGAGGCGTAGTAACGTATATTCGTGTGGCTGAAGGTACAGTTAAGGTCGGCGATAAAATTAGAATGATGGCAACTGGAAAAGAGTTTGAGGTGCTTGAACTCGGAGTATTCACTCCTAAAGCGGTTCAAAAAGACTTTTTAACAGTTGGTGATGTTGGTTTCTTAACAGCTTCTATCAAAAACGTTGGGGATACTCAAGTCGGGGATACGATAACAAGTGCAGTTAAAGGCGCATCTGAACCTCTACCTGGTTATAGAAAGATGAACCCAATGGTATATTGCGGACTATATCCAGTAGACACTGCAAAATATAACGACCTGCGTGAAGCGTTAGAACGACTTGTGTTAAATGATTCTGCTCTTCAATATGAGCCTGAGACTTCTCAAGCCCTTGGATTTGGATTCCGGTGTGGATTCTTAGGACTTCTTCATATGGAGATCATTCAAGAACGTATTGAACGTGAATTTAATATTGACCTTATCGCAACAGCACCAAGCGTTATTTATAACGTTACGATGACGGACGGTGAAAAAATAATCGTCGATAACCCTGCTAATATGCCTGAAGCACAGAAGATTTCTGTCGTTGAAGAACCATATGTTAAAGCTTCAATCATGACACCTAACGATTATGTTGGGACAATTATGGAGATCTGCCAAAAGAAACGCGGCATCTTCATGACGATGGATTATTTAGAAAACAATCGCGTAAACGTTCTTTACGAGATTCCGCTTTCTGAGATCGTTTATGATTTCTTTGATCAGTTAAAATCTAGTACAAAAGGGTACGCATCTCTTGATTATGAGTTGATTGGTTATAAACCATCAAAGCTGGTTAAGATGGAAATATTGCTGAACAATGAAAAGATTGATGCCTTGTCTGTTATTGTTCATAAAGACTTCGCGTATGAGCGCGGTAAAGTAGTAGTTGAAAAGCTAAAAGAATTGATTCCGCGTCAACAGTTTGAAGTGCCAATACAAGCTGCAATTGGTCAGAAGATTGTCGCTCGTTCAAACATTAAGGCATTAAGAAAGAACGTTTTAGCTAAGTGTTACGGCGGGGATATCTCGCGTAAACGTAAGCTATTAGATAAACAAAAAGAAGGTAAAAAGCGTATGAAGACAATCGGTCGAGTAGATGTACCTCAAGAAGCGTTTATGGCCGTTCTTCGTATGGATGATACAAACAACAACAAATAA
- the gpr gene encoding GPR endopeptidase translates to MGKDLDLQAYSVRTDLAIEAHDMLVKEDAAVNKSTLEGVIIHEKDRDGIKCVRVEIDEKGAETTGKKAGVYITFEVQGIREKDSKLQERVQEVFAHDFNQFLNEQGVKKDDTCLVVGLGNWNVTPDSLGPLVVENLTITKHLFELAPENVEEGFRPVCAISPGVMGITGIETSDIIDGIVKRVNPDFVIAIDALASRSIERVNATIQVSNTGIHPGSGVGNKRKELSKETLGIPVISIGIPTVVDAATITSDTIDFILKHFGREMNEKDKPSKSLLPAGMTFGEKKVLTDDDMPEEGHRKSFLGIVGVLEDDEKLRLIREVLAPLGHNLMVTPKEVDVFIEDMANVLANGLNTALHGGIDQGNTSSYTH, encoded by the coding sequence ATGGGTAAAGATTTAGATCTACAAGCCTATTCAGTTCGAACTGATTTGGCGATTGAAGCTCACGATATGCTGGTAAAAGAAGATGCGGCCGTTAATAAGAGTACTCTTGAGGGCGTCATTATACATGAAAAAGACAGAGATGGTATCAAGTGTGTACGAGTTGAAATCGATGAAAAGGGTGCAGAAACAACAGGTAAAAAAGCGGGGGTATATATAACTTTTGAAGTTCAAGGAATTCGTGAAAAAGATTCAAAGCTCCAAGAAAGAGTTCAAGAAGTTTTTGCACACGATTTTAATCAGTTTTTAAATGAACAAGGTGTAAAAAAAGATGATACTTGCTTAGTCGTGGGTCTAGGCAACTGGAATGTAACACCAGACTCACTAGGTCCTCTTGTTGTTGAAAACTTAACAATCACGAAGCACCTTTTTGAATTAGCTCCTGAAAACGTTGAAGAAGGATTCAGACCCGTATGTGCGATCTCTCCGGGAGTAATGGGTATTACAGGAATTGAAACAAGCGATATTATTGATGGCATCGTAAAAAGGGTGAACCCTGATTTTGTAATCGCAATCGATGCTTTAGCATCACGATCAATTGAGAGGGTAAACGCTACGATTCAAGTTTCTAATACTGGGATTCATCCGGGTTCAGGCGTTGGCAACAAACGTAAAGAACTGAGCAAAGAAACACTAGGTATTCCGGTTATATCTATAGGTATCCCAACCGTTGTTGATGCAGCAACCATTACAAGTGATACGATTGATTTTATCTTAAAACACTTCGGGCGGGAGATGAACGAGAAAGACAAACCTTCCAAATCTCTTTTGCCTGCTGGTATGACGTTTGGAGAAAAGAAAGTATTAACCGATGATGACATGCCTGAAGAAGGTCACCGTAAATCGTTTTTAGGTATTGTCGGCGTGTTAGAGGACGACGAAAAGCTTCGGTTGATTCGTGAAGTTTTAGCACCACTTGGACATAATTTAATGGTTACGCCAAAGGAAGTGGATGTGTTTATAGAAGATATGGCGAACGTTCTTGCCAATGGATTAAACACCGCTCTTCACGGTGGAATCGATCAAGGGAACACATCATCCTATACACATTAA
- the comER gene encoding late competence protein ComER: MKVGIIGTGNMGSVLASSFIESSAVSPSRLMVTNRTLSKAERLQNAYPKMRIGKTPEEVFRFAEIVFICVKPHEFYSLLSTNKNNISKHQLVVSITSPISCEQLEDVVECNVARAIPSINNRALSGSSLLSFGKNCHSDYREKLLSLMAYISTPLVIDENITRISSDIASCGPAFIGYVLQCFINSAVNQTDITKAQATQLASDMIIGMGKLLEKDIYTLPTLIQKVCVKGGITGEGIKILSNEVDEVFDHVIKRTHEKYYEECEKVSQQFEVKEELK, translated from the coding sequence ATGAAGGTTGGAATTATCGGAACCGGAAATATGGGAAGCGTTCTTGCTTCTTCTTTTATCGAATCTTCAGCCGTTTCACCATCTAGGCTGATGGTTACTAACCGCACCCTGTCGAAAGCGGAGAGGCTGCAGAACGCCTATCCTAAAATGAGAATCGGAAAAACACCTGAAGAAGTTTTTCGTTTTGCTGAAATTGTATTTATCTGTGTAAAACCACATGAATTTTATTCGCTGCTGTCTACCAACAAAAACAATATTTCTAAACATCAGTTAGTCGTGTCGATCACAAGTCCTATTTCCTGTGAACAGCTTGAAGATGTAGTAGAATGCAATGTTGCCAGAGCCATCCCGAGCATCAATAACCGAGCATTATCCGGATCATCTCTCCTATCTTTCGGAAAAAATTGTCACTCTGATTATAGGGAGAAACTCCTTTCATTGATGGCCTATATTTCTACGCCGCTTGTTATTGATGAGAATATAACTCGGATCTCCTCGGATATCGCTAGCTGCGGTCCTGCATTTATAGGCTACGTCCTGCAATGTTTCATTAACTCTGCGGTTAATCAAACAGACATAACAAAAGCTCAAGCAACTCAGCTTGCTAGCGACATGATCATCGGCATGGGAAAATTACTAGAAAAAGATATTTACACATTGCCTACACTCATACAGAAAGTGTGTGTAAAGGGTGGTATTACAGGAGAAGGAATAAAGATTTTAAGCAACGAGGTTGACGAAGTGTTTGATCATGTTATTAAACGGACACATGAAAAATACTATGAAGAGTGTGAAAAAGTGAGTCAGCAGTTTGAAGTGAAGGAAGAACTCAAATAA
- a CDS encoding ComE operon protein 2 gives MQRISWNEYYMAQSQLLALRSTCTRLAVGATIVRDKRIIAGGYNGSISGGVHCIDEGCYVIDGHCVRTIHAEMNALLQCAKFGVPTEGAEMYVTHFPCLHCCRSIIQSGIKKIYYGEDYKNHPYSIEQFKEAGVIVEKVEMKTPPAAFITNEA, from the coding sequence TTGCAGCGAATTTCCTGGAATGAATATTATATGGCACAAAGTCAGTTGCTTGCTCTGCGGAGTACCTGTACGAGGCTAGCGGTGGGCGCAACAATTGTTAGAGATAAACGGATTATCGCGGGTGGATATAACGGTTCTATCTCAGGTGGAGTGCACTGTATTGACGAAGGTTGTTACGTTATTGATGGCCACTGTGTAAGGACGATACATGCTGAAATGAACGCTCTTTTGCAATGCGCAAAGTTCGGAGTGCCGACTGAAGGTGCTGAGATGTATGTAACCCATTTTCCTTGTTTGCATTGCTGCAGATCTATTATCCAAAGCGGTATAAAAAAGATCTATTATGGTGAAGATTACAAAAACCATCCGTACAGCATTGAACAGTTTAAAGAAGCGGGTGTGATTGTAGAAAAAGTTGAAATGAAAACCCCTCCTGCAGCCTTTATCACGAACGAAGCATGA
- a CDS encoding helix-hairpin-helix domain-containing protein encodes MEKIKEHLNGIIGIGIVFLLVISLSLFNYFKSEENIPITSQIPAHNEPEIKISDTPKQEEIDENKEVQDIMVDVQGSVKNPGVYKMRDGDRVMHAIQKAGGFQEQAELRSVNQAMKISDEMIVYVASKGEEYEVQREEGSNGSQTSGLININSADEALLQTLNGVGPAKAQSIITYREEHGPFTSIEQLMEVRGIGEKTIEQWKDKISFQ; translated from the coding sequence ATGGAGAAAATTAAAGAACATCTGAATGGAATCATTGGCATAGGTATCGTCTTTCTACTCGTAATAAGTTTATCTTTATTCAATTATTTCAAAAGCGAGGAAAATATTCCGATAACATCTCAAATACCTGCACATAATGAACCCGAAATAAAGATTTCTGACACGCCTAAGCAAGAGGAAATAGATGAGAATAAAGAAGTACAAGATATTATGGTCGATGTTCAAGGAAGTGTTAAGAATCCTGGTGTATATAAAATGAGAGATGGAGACCGCGTGATGCATGCTATTCAAAAGGCGGGCGGTTTCCAAGAGCAAGCAGAGCTTCGTTCCGTTAATCAGGCTATGAAAATATCTGATGAGATGATTGTTTATGTTGCTTCAAAAGGAGAGGAATATGAAGTTCAGAGGGAAGAAGGAAGCAATGGGTCTCAAACTAGCGGTTTAATAAACATTAATTCTGCTGATGAAGCCTTGCTGCAGACGTTAAACGGCGTAGGTCCTGCCAAAGCACAAAGTATCATCACATATCGAGAAGAACATGGACCATTTACTTCAATAGAACAATTAATGGAAGTTAGGGGTATTGGAGAAAAGACGATCGAACAATGGAAAGATAAAATCAGTTTTCAGTAA
- a CDS encoding ribonucleotide-diphosphate reductase subunit beta, giving the protein MKVKAAEHLQKRKIYDVEAPNASTGIINGRSSNILNWDDVRYKWAYPLYKNMLSNFWTPFEINMSSDSKQYVNLSEKEQDTFNKIIGLLAFLDSVQTDYSSRVAAFLTDSSLAALMATLSFQEVIHNQSYSYVLSSLVPKAKQDEIFEYWKTDAVLRERNDFIVQGYEEFLHHPSPETFLKSIIYDVILEGLNFYSGFSFFYNLARNQKMVSTSTMINYINRDEQLHVYLFCQVFKAVLAEYPHLKDEELEVFAKSTFKKAAELEIKWSNYIIGNSFDGIHASDLEAYIKFMANKRLNELGFEKIYPQHNKNPLSWIKAYSDVNAGKSDFFEQKSRQYTKVSDENGFDEL; this is encoded by the coding sequence GTGAAAGTTAAAGCTGCCGAACATCTGCAGAAGAGAAAAATCTATGATGTGGAAGCGCCTAACGCTTCTACGGGTATTATCAATGGAAGAAGCTCTAATATACTGAACTGGGACGACGTCAGATACAAATGGGCATATCCGCTGTATAAAAATATGTTATCTAATTTTTGGACGCCTTTTGAGATCAATATGTCTAGCGACAGCAAACAATATGTAAATCTATCTGAAAAAGAGCAAGATACCTTTAATAAAATTATTGGATTGTTAGCTTTTTTAGATAGTGTACAAACCGATTATTCAAGCAGAGTAGCAGCCTTTTTAACAGATTCGAGTCTAGCTGCACTCATGGCGACTCTATCCTTTCAAGAAGTCATTCATAATCAGTCGTATTCATACGTATTGTCTTCTTTGGTTCCTAAGGCGAAGCAAGATGAAATATTCGAGTATTGGAAGACAGACGCTGTTCTAAGAGAACGCAACGATTTTATTGTGCAAGGCTATGAGGAGTTTCTTCATCACCCCAGCCCTGAAACATTTTTAAAGTCTATTATTTACGATGTGATTTTAGAAGGATTAAATTTTTATTCGGGATTCAGTTTTTTCTATAATCTAGCTAGAAATCAAAAGATGGTCTCTACTTCAACGATGATTAACTATATTAATAGAGATGAACAGCTGCACGTTTATTTATTCTGCCAAGTATTTAAAGCAGTCTTAGCTGAATATCCGCACTTGAAAGACGAAGAACTTGAGGTGTTTGCTAAGAGTACTTTCAAAAAAGCTGCTGAGCTGGAAATTAAGTGGAGCAATTATATTATTGGGAATTCGTTCGATGGCATCCATGCTTCTGATTTAGAAGCGTATATTAAGTTTATGGCAAATAAACGTCTAAATGAGCTCGGGTTTGAAAAGATATATCCACAGCATAATAAAAACCCTCTTTCTTGGATTAAAGCATACTCTGATGTGAATGCTGGAAAAAGTGATTTTTTTGAGCAGAAATCGAGACAATACACTAAGGTATCTGATGAAAATGGGTTTGATGAACTATAA